A window of Cellulomonas sp. SLBN-39 genomic DNA:
GCGGTTCCAGGCGGTCGTCGCGCCCGTCGGGCGGCTGACCGGCGACCGTCGCGCGTGCGCGCGTCGGACGGCTGGCGAGTCTATCGGCGGCGTCAGTCCGCCCCGAGCGGATACCGCGTGACGGGCGTGTACAACGGCCCCCCGCCCCGTCCGGCGCCGGGCCGGGACTCGACGAGGACCACGGCGTCGACCCACCACGCCGGCCCCTCGTACACCGCGAGCGCCTGCACGAGCGCGTCGGCGGGGTCCAGGGCGTCACCCCGGCCGCGGTCGGACCCGGCGCGCCCCGCCGGCCCGCGGGCACCACGCGGCCCGGCGCTGCGCCGGGCGGGTCGCCCGCCGGGACGGACCCGGCCGACGGTCAGGTGGGGGCGGTTGCGCACCCGCGGGTCCTCGCCCGCACCGTGGTCGGCCCCGACGTCGCGGGCCGCGTGGGCGAGCGAGGACATCGCCGCCGTGTCGCCGCCGATGCCCACCCACAGCGTGCGGTGGGC
This region includes:
- the thpR gene encoding RNA 2',3'-cyclic phosphodiesterase — translated: MRLFAAVWPPDDVLDHLDLALAGVRRRAAGTDETVRWSARETWHLTAAFYGDLADASLDPLGADLAELAARTAPFSLALRGAGLFAHRTLWVGIGGDTAAMSSLAHAARDVGADHGAGEDPRVRNRPHLTVGRVRPGGRPARRSAGPRGARGPAGRAGSDRGRGDALDPADALVQALAVYEGPAWWVDAVVLVESRPGAGRGGGPLYTPVTRYPLGAD